From the genome of Streptomyces sp. NBC_01260, one region includes:
- a CDS encoding TIGR03960 family B12-binding radical SAM protein: MSVDSVFPQLEALLPHVQKPIQYVGGELNSTVKPWDECDVRWALMYPDAYEVGLPNQGVMILYEVLNERQGVLAERTYSVWPDLEELMREHKVPQFTVDGHRPVKAFDVFGLSFSTELGYTNMLTALDLAGIPLAAKDRGLDDPIVLAGGHAAFNPEPIAEFIDCAVIGDGEQAVLEITEIVRAWKAEGRPGGREEVLFRLARTGGVYVPGFYDVEYLPDGRIGRVVPNKSGVPWRVSKHTVMDLDEWPYPKQPLVPLAETVHERMSVEIFRGCTRGCRFCQAGMITRPVRERSITGIGEMVEKGLKATGFEEVGLLSLSSADHSEIGDIAKGLADRYTDDKIGLSLPSTRVDAFNVDLANELTRNGRRSGLTFAPEGGSERMRKVINKMVSEEDLIRTVSTAYGNGWRQVKLYFMCGLPTETDEDVLQIGDMAVNVIAKGREVSGQNDIRCTVSIGGFVPKPHTPFQWAPQLGVEETDARLAKLRDKIRGDKKYGRSIGFRYHDGKPGIVEGLLSRGDRRVGSVIRAVYEAGGRFDGWREHFSYDLWMKSAEKTLPGFGVDVDWYTTRERTYEEVLPWDHLDSGLDKEWLWEDWQDSLDETEVEDCRWTPCFDCGVCPQLDLDIQIGPTGKKLLPLTVVK; this comes from the coding sequence ATGTCTGTCGATTCGGTCTTCCCACAGCTCGAAGCTCTGCTCCCGCATGTGCAGAAGCCCATCCAGTACGTCGGCGGTGAGCTGAACTCCACCGTCAAGCCGTGGGACGAGTGCGACGTCCGCTGGGCACTCATGTACCCGGACGCGTACGAGGTCGGGCTCCCCAACCAGGGCGTCATGATCCTCTACGAGGTGCTCAACGAGCGCCAGGGCGTCCTCGCCGAGCGCACCTACAGCGTCTGGCCGGACCTGGAGGAGCTGATGCGCGAGCACAAGGTGCCCCAGTTCACGGTGGACGGACACCGCCCGGTCAAGGCGTTCGACGTCTTCGGGCTGAGCTTCTCCACCGAACTCGGCTACACCAACATGCTCACCGCCCTGGACCTGGCCGGCATTCCGCTGGCCGCCAAGGACCGCGGCCTCGACGACCCGATCGTGCTCGCGGGCGGCCACGCCGCGTTCAACCCCGAGCCGATCGCGGAGTTCATCGACTGCGCGGTCATCGGCGACGGCGAGCAGGCCGTCCTGGAGATCACCGAGATCGTCCGCGCCTGGAAGGCCGAGGGCCGTCCCGGCGGTCGCGAGGAGGTGCTGTTCCGGCTCGCCAGGACGGGCGGCGTCTACGTCCCCGGCTTCTACGACGTCGAGTACCTCCCGGACGGCCGTATCGGCCGGGTCGTGCCCAACAAGTCCGGCGTGCCGTGGCGGGTGTCCAAGCACACCGTGATGGACCTCGACGAGTGGCCCTACCCGAAGCAGCCGCTCGTCCCGCTCGCCGAGACCGTCCACGAGCGGATGTCCGTGGAGATCTTCCGCGGCTGCACCCGCGGCTGCCGCTTCTGCCAGGCCGGCATGATCACGCGCCCCGTGCGGGAGCGAAGCATCACCGGCATCGGCGAAATGGTGGAGAAGGGCCTCAAGGCGACCGGCTTCGAGGAGGTCGGTCTGCTCTCGCTCTCCTCCGCGGACCACTCCGAGATCGGCGACATCGCCAAGGGCCTCGCCGACCGCTACACGGACGACAAGATCGGGCTCTCGCTGCCCTCCACCCGCGTCGACGCGTTCAACGTGGACCTGGCCAACGAGCTGACCCGCAACGGCCGTCGCTCCGGTCTCACCTTCGCCCCCGAGGGCGGCTCCGAGCGGATGCGCAAGGTCATCAACAAGATGGTCTCGGAGGAGGACCTGATCCGGACCGTCTCCACCGCGTACGGCAACGGCTGGCGGCAGGTGAAGCTGTACTTCATGTGCGGTCTGCCCACCGAGACCGACGAGGACGTCCTGCAGATCGGCGACATGGCGGTCAACGTCATCGCCAAGGGCCGCGAGGTCTCCGGGCAGAACGACATCCGCTGCACCGTCTCCATCGGCGGCTTCGTGCCCAAGCCGCACACCCCGTTCCAATGGGCCCCGCAGCTCGGCGTCGAGGAGACCGACGCCCGGCTGGCCAAGCTCCGGGACAAGATCCGCGGCGACAAGAAGTACGGCCGCTCGATCGGCTTCCGCTACCACGACGGCAAGCCCGGCATCGTCGAGGGCCTGCTCTCCCGCGGCGACCGCCGGGTCGGCTCCGTCATCCGCGCCGTCTACGAGGCCGGCGGCCGGTTCGACGGCTGGCGCGAGCACTTCAGCTACGACCTGTGGATGAAGAGTGCCGAGAAGACGCTGCCCGGCTTCGGCGTGGACGTCGACTGGTACACCACCCGGGAGCGGACGTACGAGGAGGTCCTGCCCTGGGACCACCTGGACTCCGGCCTCGACAAGGAATGGCTCTGGGAGGACTGGCAGGACTCGCTCGACGAGACCGAGGTCGAGGACTGCCGCTGGACGCCGTGCTTCGACTGCGGGGTGTGCCCGCAGCTGGACCTCGACATCCAGATCGGCCCGACGGGCAAGAAGCTCCTCCCGCTGACGGTCGTGAAGTGA
- a CDS encoding TIGR03936 family radical SAM-associated protein, with protein sequence MQRIRLRYTKRGRLRFTSHRDFQRAFERALRRSEVPMAYSAGFTPHPKVSYANAAPTGTGSEAEFLEIALTEARDPDVLRELLNDSLPDGLDITDAVEARTSGLADRLTASIWEMRLDGVSAEEAEKAVAAFNGAEAVEVQRRTKNGVRSFDARSAVVDLQALDQQSDRPGAKACAILRLVVRHVTPAVRPDDVLSGLRVVADLAPPVPAAVTRLAQGLFDEESGTVTDPLAPDREAAPAALPTATGTAVATAPEGAGTA encoded by the coding sequence GTGCAGCGCATTCGTCTGCGCTACACCAAGCGCGGCCGCCTCCGGTTCACCAGTCACCGTGACTTCCAGCGTGCCTTCGAGCGGGCGCTGCGCCGCTCCGAGGTGCCCATGGCCTACTCGGCGGGCTTCACCCCGCACCCCAAGGTGTCCTACGCCAATGCCGCCCCCACCGGCACGGGCAGCGAGGCCGAGTTCCTGGAGATCGCGCTCACCGAGGCGCGTGACCCCGACGTCCTGCGCGAGCTGCTCAATGACTCGCTGCCGGACGGTCTCGACATCACGGACGCCGTGGAGGCCCGTACCTCGGGTCTCGCCGACCGGCTGACCGCCTCCATCTGGGAGATGCGGCTGGACGGGGTCTCGGCGGAGGAGGCCGAGAAGGCCGTGGCCGCCTTCAACGGGGCCGAGGCCGTCGAGGTCCAGCGCCGTACGAAGAACGGCGTGCGCAGCTTCGACGCCCGGTCCGCCGTGGTGGACCTGCAGGCCCTTGATCAACAGTCTGATAGGCCCGGGGCCAAGGCCTGTGCGATACTGCGGCTGGTTGTTCGGCACGTGACACCTGCCGTGCGACCTGACGACGTCCTGTCCGGTCTCCGCGTTGTGGCCGACCTGGCGCCGCCGGTCCCCGCAGCGGTGACCAGGCTGGCGCAGGGGCTCTTCGACGAGGAGTCCGGCACGGTGACCGACCCGCTCGCGCCTGACCGCGAGGCAGCCCCGGCCGCTCTACCCACGGCCACCGGGACCGCCGTCGCGACGGCGCCGGAAGGTGCAGGCACCGCGTAA
- the rodA gene encoding rod shape-determining protein RodA, whose translation MAGFSVQRYAPERSAWGRFTARDSVVRRLDWPLLGSAIALSLIGSMLVYSATRGRDSLTHGDPYYFLFRHALNAGIGFALMVGTIWLGHRTLRGAVPILYGLSVLLVLAVLTPLGATVNGAHAWIIIGGGFSLQPSEFTKITIILGMAMLLAARVDAGDQLHPDHRTVAKALGVAAIPMVVVMGMPDLGSVMVMAVIVLGVLLASGASNRWIFGLLGAGTAGAVAIWQLGLLDDYQIARFAAFANPALDPAGVGYNTNQARIAIGSGGLSGTGLFQGTQTTGQFVPEQQTDFVFTVAGEELGFLGAGLILVLLGVILWRACRIARETTELYGTIVAAGIIAWFAFQSFENIGMTLGIMPVAGLPLPFVSYGGSSMFAIWVAIGLLQSIRVQRPITA comes from the coding sequence ATGGCCGGTTTCTCCGTCCAGCGGTACGCTCCCGAGCGCTCGGCCTGGGGCCGGTTCACCGCCCGGGACTCCGTGGTCCGCCGGCTCGACTGGCCGCTGCTCGGCTCGGCGATCGCGCTCTCCCTCATCGGCTCGATGCTGGTCTACTCGGCGACCCGGGGACGGGACTCGCTCACCCACGGCGACCCGTACTACTTCCTCTTCCGGCACGCCCTCAACGCCGGCATCGGCTTCGCCCTGATGGTCGGCACGATCTGGCTCGGCCACCGCACCCTGCGCGGCGCGGTGCCGATCCTGTACGGCCTGTCCGTACTCCTCGTCCTGGCGGTCCTCACCCCGCTCGGCGCCACCGTCAACGGTGCCCACGCCTGGATCATCATCGGCGGCGGCTTCTCCCTCCAGCCCTCCGAGTTCACCAAGATCACGATCATCCTCGGTATGGCGATGCTGCTCGCCGCCCGCGTCGACGCGGGCGACCAGTTGCACCCCGACCACCGGACCGTCGCCAAGGCCCTCGGCGTGGCGGCGATCCCGATGGTGGTCGTCATGGGCATGCCGGACCTCGGTTCCGTGATGGTCATGGCAGTCATCGTGCTCGGCGTACTGCTGGCCTCCGGGGCGTCGAACCGCTGGATCTTCGGACTCCTCGGCGCGGGCACCGCGGGCGCTGTCGCCATCTGGCAGCTCGGACTGCTCGACGACTACCAGATCGCCCGGTTCGCGGCCTTCGCCAACCCGGCGCTCGACCCGGCCGGCGTCGGCTACAACACCAACCAGGCCCGTATCGCGATCGGCTCCGGCGGCCTCTCCGGCACCGGCCTCTTCCAGGGCACCCAGACCACAGGCCAGTTCGTCCCCGAGCAGCAGACCGACTTCGTCTTCACCGTCGCGGGCGAGGAACTCGGCTTCCTCGGCGCCGGGCTGATCCTCGTCCTGCTCGGCGTCATCCTGTGGCGCGCCTGCCGCATCGCCCGGGAGACCACCGAGCTGTACGGCACGATCGTCGCCGCCGGAATCATCGCCTGGTTCGCCTTCCAGTCCTTCGAGAACATCGGCATGACGCTCGGCATCATGCCGGTCGCCGGACTGCCGCTGCCGTTCGTCTCCTACGGAGGGTCCTCGATGTTCGCCATCTGGGTGGCCATCGGACTGCTCCAGTCGATCAGGGTGCAACGGCCGATAACGGCCTGA
- a CDS encoding CYTH and CHAD domain-containing protein yields the protein MADSKREIERKYEATDATRLPDLSRVAGVSAVEHLGLSELDAVYYDTEDLRLAADSLTLRRRTGGGDAGWHLKFPVATGIRDEIRAPLSDTLPPELAALIRSRVRDAAVVPVVRLRSARDVHRLTGPDGAPLAEISVDAVRAERLHGGSASTAWTEIEAELADDGDPAFLDAVERRLRKAGVRPSAAPSKLARALAETGPKGKPGGKRPRPHTAGDHVLAYVRDQNAAIVALDPAVRRGLPDSVHRMRVATRRLRSAFRTYRGILDRSVTGPVAEELRWLAAELGVDRDQEVLDERLRTRLDGLPRTLVLGPVRGRLRIWSVARRSGSRRHTVAVLDGSRYLELLGTLDALLADPPLLPAAAAPPGKVLSRAVHKDHRRLARRIAHARELPPGPERDVALHKARKAAKRARYAAEAARPALGKPARKSVKRLKAVQGVLGDHQDSVVAREALRALAVQAHLAGEPSFTWGLLYGQEEETAAARERELPGVWARASRAKIRTAPEG from the coding sequence ATGGCGGACTCGAAGCGTGAGATCGAGCGGAAGTACGAAGCCACCGACGCCACCCGGCTGCCCGACCTGAGCCGGGTGGCCGGCGTCTCGGCCGTCGAACACCTGGGGTTGAGCGAACTCGACGCCGTCTACTACGACACCGAGGACCTCCGGCTCGCGGCCGACTCCCTCACCCTGCGCCGCCGCACCGGCGGGGGCGACGCCGGCTGGCACCTCAAATTCCCGGTCGCCACCGGCATCCGTGACGAGATCCGGGCCCCGCTCTCCGATACCCTGCCGCCCGAACTCGCCGCACTGATCCGCTCCCGGGTCCGGGACGCCGCGGTCGTCCCCGTGGTCCGGCTCCGCTCCGCCCGGGACGTCCACCGCCTGACCGGACCCGACGGCGCGCCGCTCGCCGAAATCAGCGTGGACGCGGTCCGGGCCGAGCGGCTGCACGGCGGCAGCGCAAGCACCGCCTGGACCGAGATCGAGGCCGAACTCGCCGATGACGGCGACCCCGCCTTCCTCGACGCCGTCGAGCGGCGGCTGCGCAAGGCCGGGGTACGGCCCTCCGCGGCACCGTCCAAACTGGCGCGGGCACTCGCGGAGACCGGCCCGAAGGGGAAACCGGGCGGCAAACGGCCGCGGCCGCACACCGCGGGCGACCACGTCCTGGCCTATGTGCGCGACCAGAACGCGGCGATCGTCGCCCTGGACCCGGCCGTGCGCCGCGGCCTGCCCGACTCCGTGCACCGGATGCGGGTCGCCACCCGCAGACTGCGCAGCGCCTTCAGGACGTACCGCGGCATCCTCGACCGGAGCGTCACCGGCCCCGTCGCCGAGGAGCTGAGGTGGCTCGCGGCGGAACTGGGCGTCGACCGCGACCAGGAGGTCCTCGACGAACGGCTGCGCACCCGGCTTGACGGGCTGCCCCGCACCCTGGTCCTCGGACCGGTCCGCGGCCGGCTGCGGATCTGGTCGGTGGCCCGCCGCAGCGGCTCCCGCCGCCACACGGTCGCCGTACTCGACGGCAGCCGCTACCTGGAGCTGCTCGGCACCCTGGACGCACTCCTCGCCGACCCGCCCCTGCTGCCCGCCGCCGCGGCGCCACCCGGCAAGGTGCTGTCCCGCGCCGTGCACAAGGACCACCGGCGCCTCGCGCGCCGCATCGCCCACGCCCGGGAACTGCCACCGGGACCGGAGCGCGACGTCGCCCTGCACAAGGCGCGCAAGGCGGCGAAACGAGCGCGTTACGCGGCGGAGGCCGCCCGCCCCGCGCTCGGGAAACCGGCCCGCAAGTCCGTCAAGCGGCTGAAGGCCGTACAGGGCGTCCTCGGCGACCACCAGGACAGCGTGGTGGCCCGCGAGGCCCTGCGCGCCCTCGCCGTCCAGGCACATCTGGCCGGCGAGCCGTCGTTCACCTGGGGACTGCTGTACGGGCAGGAGGAGGAGACGGCGGCGGCACGCGAACGGGAGCTGCCCGGGGTGTGGGCGAGGGCGTCCCGGGCGAAGATCCGGACGGCTCCGGAAGGCTGA
- the mrdA gene encoding penicillin-binding protein 2, which translates to MTNIPETGRTQRVQIRLVVIQVLVFSLLLTLGGRLWYLQIRNGQEYSDEAKNNHVQQVVQPAARGAILDARGVPLADNETRLVVSASRTELLKMADDGKSVLTRLADVLGMKPKDVIDKVRLCDAKTPQPCWNGSPYQPIPVTDEATTQQALQIRERAEDFPGITAEPTAVRRYAAPGKANSAQVLGYLSPVTDNEITKAQDSDSPYLRSDQVGRSGLERTYDKALRGKAGVTRYEVDNLGRVIGEAKNDKAEPGSSVVTSIDARVQAVAEYELNQAMKTARTEFDTNTGENYKADSGAVVVMEAKTGRVVSMASLPNYDPNAWVGGISGKDYAKLTGKNSNFPLLNRAIQGQAAPGSIFKVISSTAAVNAGYPFDGNYPCPSSYSIGGQTFKNYESQGYGDITIGRALEVSCDTVYYGIAHKEWQKDGGNNPKKKPNDWFYKTAHQFGLGKETGIDLPNEVSGRVPDREWKKNFAKANHDAWCKQGKKDGTYVEKIAYENCLEGDKMRAGDSVNYSIGQGDTLVTPIQMATIYAAISNGGTLYDPTVGKAIVSGDGKTVEQIKPKSHGKLPFTAKTRNEIDQALAGVATRGSAAWRFGGWPQDKIPMHAKTGTAEVYGKQTTSWFATYTKDYSIVMTISQGGTGSGASGPAVRNIYNAIYGLDAAGKQDLKKALLPTPQKSLPKIQQDGSIETPKIKPYDPNSQKPPAEQTLAAIMGRRD; encoded by the coding sequence GTGACCAACATCCCCGAGACGGGCCGGACCCAGCGGGTCCAGATCCGCCTCGTCGTCATCCAGGTCCTCGTCTTCTCCCTGCTGCTCACCCTCGGCGGCCGCCTCTGGTACCTCCAGATCCGCAACGGCCAGGAGTACTCCGACGAGGCGAAGAACAACCACGTCCAGCAGGTCGTCCAGCCCGCCGCCCGCGGCGCCATCCTCGACGCGCGCGGCGTGCCCCTCGCCGACAACGAGACCCGGCTCGTCGTCTCCGCCAGCCGCACCGAGCTGCTGAAGATGGCCGACGACGGCAAGAGCGTGCTGACCCGGCTCGCCGACGTGCTCGGCATGAAGCCCAAGGACGTCATCGACAAGGTCCGGCTCTGCGACGCGAAGACCCCGCAGCCCTGCTGGAACGGTTCGCCCTACCAGCCGATCCCGGTCACCGACGAGGCCACCACCCAGCAGGCCCTCCAGATCCGCGAACGTGCCGAGGACTTCCCCGGCATCACCGCCGAACCCACCGCCGTACGCCGCTACGCCGCACCCGGCAAGGCCAACAGCGCCCAGGTCCTCGGCTACCTCTCGCCCGTCACCGACAACGAGATCACCAAGGCCCAGGACAGCGACTCGCCGTACCTGCGCTCCGACCAGGTCGGCCGCTCCGGCCTGGAGCGCACGTACGACAAGGCACTGCGCGGCAAGGCGGGCGTCACCCGCTACGAGGTCGACAACCTCGGCCGGGTCATCGGCGAGGCGAAGAACGACAAGGCGGAGCCCGGCTCCAGCGTCGTCACCTCCATCGACGCCCGGGTCCAGGCCGTCGCCGAGTACGAGCTCAACCAGGCCATGAAGACGGCCCGCACCGAGTTCGACACCAACACCGGCGAGAACTACAAGGCCGACTCCGGCGCCGTCGTCGTCATGGAGGCCAAGACCGGCCGGGTCGTCTCGATGGCCTCGCTGCCCAACTACGACCCCAACGCCTGGGTCGGCGGCATCTCCGGCAAGGACTACGCCAAGCTGACCGGCAAGAACTCCAACTTCCCGCTGCTGAACCGGGCCATCCAGGGCCAGGCCGCCCCCGGCTCCATCTTCAAGGTCATCTCCTCGACCGCCGCGGTCAACGCCGGATACCCCTTCGACGGCAACTACCCCTGCCCCAGCTCGTACTCCATCGGCGGCCAGACCTTCAAGAACTACGAGTCCCAGGGCTACGGCGACATCACCATCGGCCGCGCCCTCGAAGTCTCCTGCGACACCGTGTACTACGGCATCGCGCACAAGGAGTGGCAGAAGGACGGCGGCAACAACCCCAAGAAGAAGCCCAACGACTGGTTCTACAAGACCGCCCACCAGTTCGGCCTCGGCAAGGAGACCGGCATCGACCTCCCCAACGAGGTCAGCGGCCGCGTCCCCGACCGCGAGTGGAAGAAGAACTTCGCCAAGGCCAACCACGACGCCTGGTGCAAGCAGGGCAAGAAGGACGGCACGTACGTCGAGAAGATCGCCTACGAGAACTGCCTCGAAGGCGACAAGATGCGCGCCGGTGACTCCGTCAACTACTCGATCGGCCAGGGCGACACCCTCGTCACCCCGATCCAGATGGCGACCATCTACGCGGCCATCTCCAACGGCGGCACGCTCTACGACCCCACCGTCGGCAAGGCGATCGTCAGCGGCGACGGCAAGACCGTCGAGCAGATCAAGCCCAAGTCGCACGGCAAGCTGCCCTTCACCGCCAAGACCCGCAACGAAATAGACCAAGCCCTCGCGGGTGTCGCGACCCGCGGTTCCGCCGCCTGGCGATTCGGCGGCTGGCCGCAGGACAAGATCCCGATGCACGCCAAGACGGGTACGGCCGAGGTCTACGGCAAGCAGACGACCTCGTGGTTCGCCACGTACACCAAGGACTACTCGATCGTCATGACGATCTCCCAGGGCGGTACGGGCTCCGGCGCGTCCGGGCCCGCCGTGCGCAACATCTACAACGCGATCTACGGTCTCGACGCCGCCGGCAAGCAGGACCTCAAGAAGGCCCTGCTGCCGACGCCGCAGAAGTCCCTGCCGAAGATCCAGCAGGACGGCTCCATCGAGACCCCGAAGATCAAGCCGTACGACCCGAACTCGCAGAAGCCGCCGGCCGAGCAGACGCTCGCCGCGATCATGGGGAGGCGCGACTGA